One window of Candidatus Regiella endosymbiont of Tuberolachnus salignus genomic DNA carries:
- the btuC gene encoding vitamin B12 ABC transporter permease BtuC, whose amino-acid sequence MQTGERFFLLQQRQRRHDQHYLAGLFFAGLLVFLLSLCAGEAWIWPHQWLSEAGRLFVWQLRLPRALAVIMVGASLAVSGAVMQALFNNPLAEPGLLGVANGAAVASMLTLLLSEGLLPQGVLGLSAIGGAGGMTLLLLIFAQRELLSNAHLLLVGLALGIICSAIMTWAVYCSSSLDLRQLMYWMMGGFGGIDWRQQGWVLALLPIIGWLCCQGERVNFIALGEQQARQLGLAYRLWRNLLILAIGWLVGISVALAGVIGFIGFVIPHLLRLSGLTDQRRLLLGCALAGSTVLLLADVVARMVLSSAEIPIGVVTATLGAPVFIGLLMRRQTT is encoded by the coding sequence ATGCAGACGGGTGAGCGTTTTTTTTTATTACAGCAACGCCAACGACGCCATGATCAACATTATCTGGCTGGATTATTTTTTGCCGGCTTGTTGGTTTTTTTACTCAGTCTATGTGCCGGCGAAGCATGGATTTGGCCACACCAATGGCTGAGTGAAGCAGGGCGTTTATTTGTCTGGCAGCTTAGATTGCCTCGCGCGTTAGCGGTGATCATGGTGGGAGCCAGTCTGGCGGTGTCAGGGGCGGTGATGCAGGCGTTATTTAATAATCCATTAGCAGAGCCAGGGCTATTAGGGGTGGCGAATGGCGCGGCTGTCGCTTCGATGTTAACCCTGTTGCTCAGTGAGGGATTATTGCCGCAGGGAGTACTCGGCCTTAGCGCGATTGGCGGCGCGGGGGGCATGACCTTGTTATTACTGATTTTTGCGCAACGTGAATTGCTCAGCAATGCGCATTTATTGCTGGTGGGATTGGCGTTGGGCATTATTTGTAGCGCCATCATGACTTGGGCGGTGTATTGCAGCAGCAGTCTGGATTTACGTCAGCTGATGTATTGGATGATGGGCGGATTTGGCGGTATCGACTGGCGGCAACAAGGGTGGGTATTGGCATTGTTGCCGATCATCGGATGGTTGTGTTGCCAAGGGGAGCGGGTTAATTTTATTGCGCTTGGCGAGCAGCAGGCACGGCAATTAGGTCTCGCTTACCGGTTGTGGCGCAATTTATTGATATTGGCTATCGGTTGGTTAGTGGGGATCAGTGTTGCCTTGGCAGGGGTGATCGGTTTTATTGGTTTTGTTATCCCGCATCTTTTACGTTTGAGTGGATTAACCGATCAACGTCGCTTATTACTGGGTTGCGCGCTGGCGGGCAGCACGGTGTTATTGCTGGCCGATGTGGTGGCGCGTATGGTTTTGTCTTCGGCGGAGATCCCTATTGGTGTGGTGACGGCGACGTTGGGGGCGCCAGTGTTTATTGGGTTGTTGATGCGTAGGCAAACAACATGA
- a CDS encoding Txe/YoeB family addiction module toxin, whose translation MKITFSSHSWEDYLYWQQTDKKILKRINELIKEIQRTPFKGKGKPEPLKHNLSGCWSRRMTEEHRLVYEMNDDNILIVSCRYHYD comes from the coding sequence ATGAAGATCACTTTTTCCAGCCACTCATGGGAAGACTATCTCTACTGGCAACAGACCGACAAGAAAATACTCAAACGGATAAACGAATTAATTAAAGAAATACAAAGAACACCGTTTAAAGGAAAAGGGAAGCCAGAGCCATTGAAACATAATCTATCGGGATGTTGGTCACGGAGAATGACAGAGGAGCATCGTCTCGTTTATGAGATGAACGATGATAATATTTTGATTGTGTCTTGTCGTTATCACTATGATTAA
- the yefM gene encoding YoeB-YefM toxin-antitoxin system antitoxin YefM: protein MRTISYSEARQNLSATMVKVVEDQVPILITRQKGKSCVLMSLEEYESLEETAYLLRSPANAKRLMHSIEELRSGKGIIRDLDV from the coding sequence ATGAGAACAATAAGCTATAGCGAAGCAAGACAGAATCTTTCTGCCACCATGGTTAAAGTTGTTGAAGATCAAGTGCCCATTCTGATTACTCGTCAGAAAGGTAAATCCTGTGTTTTGATGTCGTTGGAAGAATACGAATCTTTAGAAGAAACGGCCTATTTATTGCGCTCTCCGGCAAACGCTAAGCGTCTTATGCACTCAATAGAAGAGCTTCGCTCCGGAAAAGGCATTATCCGGGATCTTGATGTATGA